Proteins from a single region of Hordeum vulgare subsp. vulgare chromosome 6H, MorexV3_pseudomolecules_assembly, whole genome shotgun sequence:
- the LOC123404137 gene encoding wall-associated receptor kinase 5-like, which yields MSFLLLVVVAVMLRLASISAQPDPGCKTQCGDVDIPYPFGIGTGCAIEGFEIICERTADGIDKPFMLIQEAEVLSISVPRGQIRVLTTISTYCYDKSTRSMKHNAWSLDFSRGPYRFSYVHNKLIVIGCNTLAYINNLRGTTRYTTACAAVCESPATLTNGSCVGAGCCQNDIPEGLSGYSLSFYDVYGDSNSTLFSPCSYAAMVETETFSFSSEYITTTRFNDTDDGRKPLVLDWVNGNATCEVARAMPSYMCHSRNSMCVNSTNGPGYLCNCIDGYEGNPYLFDGCRGKFSSYLYVNECDKNSSICPKYATCHNTIGGYHCSCSPGRKFVMETKSCNPDITLIIGISIGAVVLMIIIFCIRLIFERRKLANVKKLYFQQHGGMLLFEKMKSDQGLSFTVFTEAELEQATNKFDKSQILGHGGHGTVYKGIIKDITPVAIKRCALVDDRQKKEFGNEMLILSQINHKNIVKLLGCCLEVEVPMLVYEFIPKGTLFDLIHGNNRKLHLPFGSLLRIVNEAAEGLAFLHSYANPPILHGDVKTSNILLDENYMAKVSDFGASIIAPADKAQFVTMVQGTCGYLDPEYMQTCCLTDKSDVYSFGVVLLEILTGQVPLKLEGPQVRRSLSSSFLLAMKGNNLDNMLDNQIKGHENMELIVGVAELAKQCLEMCGDNRPSMKEVSEELSRLRKLSRHPWIQHDTETDSFLGVIEIEQSSEYTEKDETMPINPSSSYFMR from the exons ATGTCATTCTTGCTACTGGTAGTTGTTGCAGTCATGTTGCGCCTAGCATCTATATCAGCGCAACCTGACCCCGGATGCAAAACACAATGTGGTGATGTCGACATCCCTTATCCCTTTGGCATCGGTACTGGCTGTGCTATTGAAGGCTTCGAGATCATTTGCGAGAGGACTGCCGATGGAATTGACAAGCCGTTCATGCTCATTCAGGAGGCAGAGGTTCTAAGCATCTCGGTGCCCCGTGGCCAAATCCGAGTTCTCACGACCATCTCGACGTACTGCTACGACAAAAGTACAAGATCGATGAAACACAATGCTTGGTCCCTTGACTTCTCGCGGGGTCCGTACCGCTTCTCCTATGTACACAACAAGCTCATAGTCATTGGCTGCAACACACTCGCCTACATCAACAACCTCAGAGGCACTACAAGGTACACAACAGCGTGCGCAGCTGTGTGTGAGAGCCCGGCGACCCTGACAAACGGCTCTTGTGTTGGTGCAGGCTGCTGCCAAAACGATATACCAGAGGGTCTAAGTGGCTATAGCCTCAGTTTCTATGATGTTTACGGTGATTCCAATAGTACGCTTTTCAGCCCATGTAGTTACGCCGCCATGGTGGAGACAGAGACATTTAGTTTCAGCTCCGAGTACATAACTACTACAAGGTTCAATGATACCGACGATGGGCGGAAGCCGCTGGTGCTGGACTGGGTGAATGGAAATGCGACATGTGAAGTGGCCAGAGCCATGCCTTCTTACATGTGCCATAGCAGGAACAGCATGTGTGTGAACTCGACCAACGGCCCAGGGTATCTATGCAACTGCATCGATGGATATGAAGGGAACCCTTACCTCTTTGACGGATGCAGAGGCAAGTTCAGTTCATATCTTT ATGTCAATGAATGTGATAAGAATTCAAGTATATGCCCGAAGTATGCAACATGCCACAACACTATAGGAGGTTATCATTGTTCATGTTCTCCAGGCAGAAAGTTCGTAATGGAAACAAAATCTTGCAACCCAGACATCACCCTTATCATAG GCATTAGCATTGGCGCTGTCGTTCTGATGATTATCATCTTCTGCATACGTCTAATATTTGAGAGAAGAAAGCTTGCAAACGTCAAAAAACTGTATTTTCAGCAGCACGGAGGGATGCTATTGTTTGAGAAGATGAAATCAGATCAGGGACTTTCATTTACAGTGTTTACTGAAGCAGAACTGGAACAAGCAACAAATAAGTTTGACAAAAGCCAGATTCTTGGACATGGAGGCCATGGCACTGTGTACAAGGGAATAATTAAGGATATCACTCCAGTGGCAATTAAAAGGTGTGCATTGGTTGATGATAGGCAGAAGAAGGAATTCGGCAATGAAATGCTGATTCTTTCCCAGATCAATCACAAGAACATTGTCAAGCTATTGGGTTGTTGCCTTGAGGTGGAAGTCCCCATGCTAGTATATGAGTTCATCCCAAAAGGAACATTGTTTGATCTTATTCACGGCAACAACCGTAAACTGCATCTCCCTTTCGGTTCTCTTCTAAGGATCGTCAATGAGGCAGCTGAGGGGCTTGCATTTTTGCATTCCTATGCAAACCCACCAATTTTACATGGTGATGTGAAAACCTCTAACATCCTTCTTGATGAGAATTACATGGCAAAGGTATCAGATTTTGGGGCATCTATAATAGCACCAGCTGACAAAGCCCAATTCGTCACAATGGTTCAAGGGACATGTGGTTATCTGGACCCCGAATACATGCAGACGTGTTGCTTGACAGACAAAAGCGATGTTTATAGCTTTGGTGTTGTTCTTCTGGAGATCCTAACTGGGCAGGTGCCACTGAAACTTGAAGGTCCTCAGGTACGCCGGAGCCTGTCGTCAAGTTTCCTGCTGGCTATGAAGGGGAACAATCTTGATAATATGCTTGACAATCAAATAAAAGGTCATGAGAACATGGAGTTGATTGTAGGGGTAGCAGAGCTAGCTAAGCAATGCTTGGAAATGTGCGGTGACAATAGGCCCTCGATGAAAGAGGTATCTGAGGAGCTTAGCAGATTAAGGAAGCTTTCGAGACATCCTTGGATACAGCATGATACCGAGACAGATAGTTTTCTCGGTGTAATTGAAATAGAACAAAGCTCTGAGTACACAGAGAAGGATGAAACAATGCCCATAAATCCAAGCAGTTCTTACTTTATGAGGTGA